The genomic window TTTAACTTGTACAAACCTGATAATAATCTTCAACAGGTTTTCAACACACCTTGGTCTGTGTTCAAATCATGAGTTTTTAACTGTGCATCTAAACCTCCGCTCCAAGAATGTGTTGGGTCCTGCAAAAGAAGGGTGACATTACCTGTGACATTTGCCTATGGCGTGACAATGACAAAGAGGCTAAATGAACAATCTGTGACCTACATAAAAAGCACAGTCAAGAACTGGAGCTGTGTGCTGGTACTTCATCCGCATGGTGTTGTTTACGACATCATAGAGACGGACAGTGCAGTCCCAAGAAGAAACCAGTAGGAATTGTGATGTGCTGGGGCTGAACTTGACAGCTGAGATGCCATCCTCTGGTCCTTGGGTTAGCTTGTACTCGTTACTGCCGGTCATCTGAAGTGGAAATCAGCCATTAAATCTTAACTAAGGTTTTGAGATTCTGAGCTTTTTAAAGAAACTTAACTGATGGAAATGTATTGGGACAATCTTGTCAATTTTTATTGACTATATCTGACTGACCTATCTGATATTTGCAATTTACAGACATGAGAAGTACATTTCGTCTTATTTGAAGCACGCTATCGTTGGATAACGTTAAGTATTAGCCGCATAAagtattttattctattctatccgGTGATATAAAGACATCGGAGGTTTATTGACAATACAAATGGAAATACATGTGTCGGATGGTCGACTAAAATATACAACACTAGTTTTAAGATCAGTCTTCCGTAATCCATACCGTTGAAAATAGCTATAGCTCACAAGCACTGTGTAGCTATTTAGCAGTTAGCCTGTTTCCATTCAAgctacatgttttgttttggaacacacacagacttattGCTTTACTGTTGTGATGGTCTGTGTGTATGATTAACCTTCATCTCACACCTGCAACATACATGTAGGATGATCTGTTAAATCCACAAATGACAAAAAGCTATCTTCAACCTTCTCTCGTTTCTGCTTCACCGTTGTTTGCTAACACTAGCTCGGTAAAGATAGCGACTATAACTCCTTTTTGTTAATCGTTTCAATACACTTACCGTTTCAGTTAGGTGTTGTTCGGATGTTATCGATTATTTTTTTCGCAGACAGTAAACGTTATACCtttgtttacaataaaaaatacatacatacagaacGTGGAAGTCACTAGAAAGCAATGTGGCTGCTTAAGCTAACTCCCGATAAAGCGCTGTTGCAGCCCCAGATCATACTGATTGGTTGAAACGACCGTTCAAACTCGCGCCTGGGAGTTCATTGGATGATTTATTCCACAGTGGCCGTTTCCGTTGTCTCAACACATATCACGTGACAGAGGTCTGCTTGTTCCGTGTTTCTCCCAGGATGCAATCTACACTTCGTGGACATTTATAAGCAATAATGTACGTATTTTTAAGATAGACCAAAACGCAAGTATAAGTAAACCACTATGTTTAGTTTATTTGCGCATGAGTGTATAAACTGCAAAATAATATCACAACCTGCAGTAAGATTTGGCTGATTTAACAGGCAATATCAGACAGATTACCTTGTGATCAGTGTTGGGCTAGTTATATAGGGCATTAATCAGTATATAGCCTAGCATTAGCCTactttgtattatttttgtgGTTTGAGTAGACGTTTgtcttataaacacacacactttagtcCAATCCTTTAAACCTAATAGTGTGGTTAAATATTCTAAAAAACGCTTTTTAATTTGTCTTGCCGCTTTAATGATGGACATCTTCTTTATAAATATTGTAGGCCTACTATATTTAGTACTATAAGCTATATAAACTATATATAGGCTAGTAACCGGTCATGAGAGATAGTGTAAACACAATGTTAAACACTTCtaccaaataaaatgtaattttaaattattttggaATAAACAtggatttattatttaatgcaACATGTTATTCCGCAAAAGCAGTTTGGAATGTGACTCTTTTTATCCAAATTTTCCTGATGAGTGCTCAATCTAAAAACCTTGAAAGGACTTAAATAAACATCTGATTTTACATCACAATTGAAAATAGATACATTCCTTTTTGGAACAAATCTTTACTGAGTGTGAGACAATATAATGTACAGAATTTCAATAACAATATCAGAAGAAAACccatacacaaaaacagaggCGATTTTTGGCTATTCATGGCTTTAAATTAATGCCAAACATTGCGTCATAAAAACAATTTTATCTGCATCACCTGCAGTTTTCCGTTTTTTTCCCTTAAGGATCACATGATTGTCCTCACTATAGAGAAAAGAATATTTAAAACTGAGCTATAGGTGGTAATGTAAAGCCAACAGTATTGCACAATATTATATCAAAATATTCAATTCCACGGATTAgctacaaacactgacacaaaatCTTTGTAAAATACATATAGACAGCCAACCCTGTTCAAAACAAGTTCCCTTTTCCCCTAACAGTGTACGTTAAAATATATGCAATCAATTCtccaataacaataataacaataattctGGAGCTCTAAAAGGGACTCAAGACAACTCAGCAGAATAAAGGAtggttaaataataataataataataataataataataataataataataatatacctAACAGTGTGTGCGTTGAATctacaaaatatacaaaaagttcttttttttaatgaatcactgtcatttaaaaacatataGTGTATTATGACACAACCAGTGTTAAACAGGCCTCAGCAGCGGGACCGGGTGGGAATAGTACATGTGGTGGGGAAAAGCCAGGAGGGACTGGCTGCCCGATGAGTTTGTAGCCGGGCCTCCTCCGGCCGTTTCTGTGGCTCCGTTCTCGTGATAAAGAATGGGAACCCGCACAATCCTCTGCGCCGCTGCATGGCTCAGGTTAGCCGCTTCTAGCTCTGCGGCCAGCTGCCGCTTCCACTTATTCCTCCGGTTCTGGAACCAGATTTTTACCTGCGTCTCGGTCAGGTGCAGGGACGCGGCCAGGCCCGCCCTCTCAGAGCTGCTCAGATAGCGCTTGATGTCGAAAGTGGACTCCAGCTGGAAGACCTGACTCCTTGAAAACACTGTGCGCGTTTTTTTCTTCCGACAGGGCTTCTTCTCGGAGTCCAGCTCGTCAGTCTTTCTCCTCCAGTCGTCCTCCTGGtctatttctttctttggtTCATCTCTATCACTTTCATCCAGCGCAATATCGTCGTCGGCGCTTTCCTCTTTGGCATCTTGGTCACTTTTTTGGGTATCCGGGGAGCGCCTGTCCGGTGCCGGTGATGTTTCCCTTAGACTGGCTTTCTCAGACCctgcagaaaaaacattttacacttCAAATTCTTCACTGTATGTCATTAAACAAAcctaaataaatcaatatacATATTAATTTTCTTTGTTAAAATACGTTTATGGTTTATGGTGCACCGGAATGTGAGGACATTGTTTTGCTGTaaaataaattgtatttttttccagagAAAACTGCACCAATTCCTTATCTAAAAGTAGTAAAAACAATTTACCTCCAGTCCTAAAATGCGTCCCAAGCGTGTATGGGTACCACCAGGCAGATGCTCTCTCCAGATACTGCGCTGATAGTCCGATTCTCTGTGTGGGCAACTCAAATCGCGGAAAAGACAAGTCACCGAGCCGAGAAAAGAAGCTGCCTTCAAAAACTCCTTTGGCCGAGCCGAGGATGTTCTTCTGCTTCGTGGGTTTCTCTTCGATATTCAGCAGATTCTTGATGGAGAACGGTGACTCTTTTGCAGGTTGGCGAGTCTCTTGCGCATCAGAGTCTGCCATCACCGTTTATTGTCCGATATGGAATCACCATCAAAAATCTtatcagaaaaaacaacaccTCATAAAAGATGTTAAGGCTTGAAAATAATACGAGTGAACAATAAGAGAAACAAGAAAGTCACTCAAAGTTGCGCCCAGCTCCTCCAGAGGGTGATCAGAGAGCGCGCACAGAGATCACTGCGACAAACGCTGGATTGTAATGATGAAACCAAAAATTCCATCCGAGTTAAAACGCGCTCGATCTCTGCTATTGGGCAGGTACAATAGCAAATAGGATTGGAGATGAAACAGCGAGGGGCTGTGCCGAGAATAGACTCCAAAAAGAAAAAGGCCGCGCAAGCGTTTTGGCTTCGGGCTCAACAGTACGCTCCCACTTATCATCCAATTAgattaaagaggaaaatgtcTCGTTTTttggtgggaggggggggggggtgtgcatGAGCCGCAATCACCTGTCAGTAAATTGAATAAATGATCCACAGATTATCACACATGAGCATCTTGGCCTTATTACCAGGATTACGCATGCATTTTACGCACGAATGTTAACCAAAATAGACTTGGGGAGACCTTAACTTAAAGGTAGCGTCAATTTTAAAAGCACCATGGGCTAGAAAATAggaaaacatttataaatgtaatctcttttttaaaacctaaactCTGCTTGTGTTGGAGCTTAAGTTTTCCGTATAGCGTTTTAAATATCCGTTCCAACTGTGTACAACAGGAAAGCAGTATACGCTGTGCATTTCACCTGGACCAGAGCTGACTGGCTTCAGCGTAATTTTATTagtcaggaagtgctgcagGCGAACATCAAATTGAATGCTTACCATCGTGATAAACTCTTCACATCAGCTCTGCGCAAAAAACCTGCAAACCCACAGAGGCAGCAGGTGATCTAATGCAAGAGGACGGCAATGatcttgtttctgtcacatatAACAGCACTGCTGCTGGGAGGATAAAGCaggttatatatttattttgtaatgaGACATTAATATATCAAAGCGGATTTTAAAAAATGCGGTTAAAGCACATTGATACAATAGAAACTGAATGTGCTTTTCATTTTGATACGTCACTAAGGTAAACAAACAAGGAATCTGAGGCATGCCTCTCACTGTGGAAAAGGAGCCTCAATATTTTTGTATATCCCATTTGagtgcagatgtttttgtatttttgttttcataataTATGGCCAAAAAAGTACCTGGGATACACTGAAGATTCATCATTTTAACCAAACTTGAATCAGATGCAGAGAACTAATCAAACAAATTGAATTTGCTCAACCTACAAATATGCAGCCTGTCCTTTTAGCTCATGGAGCGCTCTCCAGCTCTAGAGGACAACACTGTGTTTTGTGAAAAGCTACTTGAATCCTTGCATAATTAGAGGTCTCATAGCTGTGTTAAAGATGGGGGCGGAGAAAGAGGCTAGCTGAGCTGCATTTTGCCAAAGCAAAGTGAAAAGCAGATCGTTGCTGTTTTCATCAGATTATGTTCATTAAACCGGGGTCTGCCTTCACAAGTCAGAGTGGATCAGAGGGGAAAACAAAGTACTCTCAATCAATgatgcaaacacagacatgccACATCTACCCTTTTTCAATTTTGTTAAGTGATTTTCAAAATACCTTGAAAATCATGTAGACTAttttaataataacattttgCTCTGTGTCTATTCATTTTAATGTCATCTTCACAGGGCAGAAAACCTGATATCTTATTATGTCACAAATTATAGAAAACAGTTTGGAAGCTacatattaaaaaacataacGTATACTTCATAATAATCATACTGATGTGTTAGAACAATGTCAACAAGTATTGGTGCCTGGCAGACACTGGAGTTTTAGGATTTTGATACCATTCTAGTAAAAAAATCTTCTCATTATGAGTAAATGGGAAATTctattttacattttcacaaACTAGCTGACTAGCTTTACTAACATGGAAAGCAGAGATGGTTTGCAATAATACTATGAAGGTTGAAAGGGTCATTAAACTGCACCACACCAAGCATCTTTTTCTGCATTATAttgtaaaaattaaataaatgtaatcataTGGGCAAATATGgatgtataataatataatataataataataataggctaTTTACATTGACACTGAGAGCACAAATATGTAAGATAAGCCAATACTGGCAGGGAATGCAGTcagtacataaaaaaaaaaagttgtacaATAGGTAGATTTCCACATATTTGCATAATGGAAAAATGATTGACACTGATGCCTACTTGGCACCAATACAACAGCCACTCTTTGTTAAACAATGTATAAACATTGAGAAGTATTAATGGCTGTCCTTTTGTTAGACATCTCACAGGAGACCTATAATTGTATGTAAGGGGTCATAGGTCATAGCTATTATTTCTCTGTAATGTTAGACACAGCTTGGCTCTGTTGTCAGACCCAATTTTGCACAGCATGTAAATATAATCAATCTCACCCTAAAATTATCAATGAGTCATTTATGCTAGACAGGCTCTTTTCATCTGAAGCACCAGTGTAATTAAACTGATATAAAATATCATTAGTGGTGACAGGCTGTTAAGACACAGCAATTGACTAGATTTTTGTAAATGTTAGAGCTAGAGCTTAATTTGATTTGTGCTGCTGTCTCCTAGGAaaatgctgccatctagtggggGAATATGGtattacagaaaacacaacattattgTTGCACTATGCATTTAATACTACTGACAGATACTTGTTACAGATAATTTCTTTCAACGGGTTTAAATTACTCACCATACAGTATTTGTGGAGAAATATGCAAATGCTTATCCTGCAAAGAAAACGCACTGATCTTCTAAAGGCACTGAAACTCTCATATTGCATTAATATTTGATCTGATATACCTTAATTATAAGACAGTAAATGTCTGAAGATTACAAATACTGTTTTATGCTACTTTTAAACAAGTGATGGAAAGCACAcagaatacaacaaaaaaaacaattacacCACAGCAATTTTAATTCTAAAGCTGAATAACATCATCAGTAACTGGACTACTTAATAAAACCCAAGAGAAACAAAGGCAACGGGATCAATCTTACTGAAGTCAGTGTGAGGGAAATATGGAGTGTAACAGCACAGTGCAAACTATCGGCTGCAGTGAGATGATTTTAGGAGTCGTACTCCTTATCAATGAACTTGGCCATAGTGGATAGCTGGATATTTGTCGTGCCCTCATAAATGGTACCTGTAAAATgatacaaaaacacattacaataaAGTCCATCAGTACATAAACAAGGTCCATTTTGTCAAATTCTCCTGCAGAGTAcatgaatctgcagctttcactACCAGGAGACAAAGGGGGTTTATTATGAAGCCGAGTCTGCGAGCGCTCCACCTGGAGAACTGCGGGGCCAAAATGGTTGTGatgaaaggaaaagtgacaTTTTGCCCTGTGCAGCTTTCTTGGCTGTGTGCTGGTATAATGGCACTCAGGGGACAGACAGGGGAATTCCTGCAGAGTCCGATTACAGCCACTGCTATCagacccccctctctctctccacctcacTCTGGTCCAATCACAAACAGCCACACCTGACCTTCCCTACAGCCTTCAAAAGTACTTTCAACTGGCAGCAACAGAAATAATCTCACCTAAACAACcattgaaaaataaacacatgacgACATTTGTGGAGCCAAGCAGATTTGTCACAGACTCACCTATTTTACAATCTCTGTAGTATTTTTCTATAGGGTAGTCTTTGGTGAAGCCTACTCCACCCATCCATTCAATGCACTTAGATGTGGTTAGAGTGGCAACCTGAAGATAAAGCAAGAGATAATAggagaaatataaaaaatgtttttttgtacagtagATTCTTTGCCCAAATatggcagacagcagctaaGACACTAGGCTGTTCACACTTGTGTTATCATGCACGGTTAATGCAGTAGTTTTGAGCCATAGTCAGTGATTTAGAAGTTTCACCTCTGAACAGAAGTATTTAGCCATGCAGGCCTCCTTTATGAAAGGTCTCCCAGCTTCCTTCAGACGAGCAGCGTTGTATGTCAGCAGTCGGGCAGCTTCAATCTGCGTCGCTACGTGAGATATTTGGTGCTGCATACCCTGGAATATGAAGAGTaccataaaaacatatatagtAAGAACATACCTTCAACTGGCCTGAATATcactaaaatgtaatttaaaagaATGGAGTCTGTGCTGCATTGTAACCTGGAAGTCAAAGATGCGTTTTCCGAACTGCACCCTCTGTCTAGTGTAAGGAATAGTGTTGTCAAAGCAACCCTGTGCCAGTCCAAGCATCTGAAACACATGAAGTTagcacaaataaatacacaataatTTGGACATTTACCTATTCTATGTTCATCATTCAAGCAAAAAAAGTATCCTGGCTTACCTGTGCTGCAATTCCAATCCTGCCCTCATTTAACATTCCAATGGCATACTTGTATCCATGGCCAACCTCTCCCAATATGTTCTTCTCTGGTACCTTCAGCAGAGACCAGTTAGGTTAGAAAAACACAGTAAGGTCCTATCTAGATTTGGTCTGGTGCTGTAAAAGGTGGTTTCACCTTGACGTTGTCAAAGTTGAGTGGGCAGGTGGAGGATGCACGCAGGCCAAGTTTGTTCTCCTTCTTACAAATCTCAAGGCCTTCAGTTCCCCGATCCACAATGAAACAGGTGATACCTCTGTATCCCTATCAATCAAAAGTTAGCTTGTCTTTACTTTTGTACACCAGGCACAGAGAACTGTAGGCATTATACTAACTGTTTCTAGATTATAACATCATGATTCTTAGagaacttttaaaatgtgtcactCACAGCAGAAGGATCCACATTAGCCATCACCAGAAAAACACCTGCATTCTCTGCATTACTGATCCACATCTTAGATCCATTGATTAGATAATAATCCTTGTGTTTTTCAGCACGTGTCTTCAGAGCAAAAGCATCACTTCCTGACTCTGCTTCAGAGAGGCAGAAGCTTCCAATCTGCCAAAAGTTGATAAAAAAATGGGAGTGCAATATGAAGAACCAACCAACACAAATAGGATTTTAGTGCATCTGCCATCCTTAAATACAACGTGTGTTTAAATGACAGCTCACCATGTCAGTAGATAGTCGGCTGAGGTACTTCTCCTTCTGAGCAGGGGTACCAAGTTTAGCAAACAGTGTGTTGATAAGTGTGTTTtggatgtcacacaacacagccaCAGAGGGATCCACCTTCGCCAGCTCTTCAATGACCAGGATGGAGGAGAAGAACGAGGAACCAGTGCCTCCATATTCAGGATCAATCTCAATTCCCATTAGCTGTATAAAAATAGAAGAGTAAGTATAGAGGGGAAAAGCCTTACACTGACATATTAGTAGTAATTCGCTATAAGGTACATACACCCTGTTCAAAGAGGGACTTGAGGACTTCCTCGTACATGACAGAATGTTCATCCATCTTAGACACAAATGGAGCAATGCGCTCTTGTGCATATTTTTTCACTGTCAAAAAACATCACAGGGATTAGTGAATGAGAAAATTCTGTTTGCAGCAACAGTAAACCAGCTGTCCTGCTCACCTGCCTCCCTCAtcatgctctcctcctctgagtACGTCTGCAAGGGAGGGAAGGTGGATACCTGGTCTGAAACCACATCTGGGGCTGACCTGGTGGAGTGACCCCTCCATCCAGCCTGACATGCTACCCATGGTCGAGATATTTGTCTAACATACTGAAAAAGAAATAACGACAGTAAAATGATCTTTGTGTTTgggcaaacacagacagagttaaaaaaaatcaccaacaCGAACTGCATGTTTTTAGTACTATACTGTTCGTGTTCTGTTAAAGGCTAGCGTACTAGCTAACAACGTGACGTCAACAGCGAGACAATTATATAACTCCAAGAAAATGGTGGAAGCAGTAGAGATTTTTGGAATCCATGCAACACATTTCTCATATAAATGACAACAAATGCAAGATTCAGTCTCACCTTTGAGAAAATCCTGACCAACGGGGCCGCCATGATTTCTTACATATGTTTACATCCGCGTGCGTCCGCAAAAGGGCAGTTGCCTTTAGGAGCATCTCgtaaaaatcaaacacacaaaatccgTCAGCGATGTATGACGTCTTGAATTGCATTAGcactaaaaaacaaattaaaaacaaattcgAGAAATCAGGTGTAGGTACCAACAGGATAAACATTAAAAGACACCAGCACAAAAGAAGGGCAAATGGTTTTTGTAGACAAAAGCAACGGTAGTAATACTTTCTCGACGGCATCTAAAGGCAACAGTTG from Parambassis ranga chromosome 19, fParRan2.1, whole genome shotgun sequence includes these protein-coding regions:
- the hmx3b gene encoding homeobox protein HMX3-B — encoded protein: MADSDAQETRQPAKESPFSIKNLLNIEEKPTKQKNILGSAKGVFEGSFFSRLGDLSFPRFELPTQRIGLSAQYLERASAWWYPYTLGTHFRTGGSEKASLRETSPAPDRRSPDTQKSDQDAKEESADDDIALDESDRDEPKKEIDQEDDWRRKTDELDSEKKPCRKKKTRTVFSRSQVFQLESTFDIKRYLSSSERAGLAASLHLTETQVKIWFQNRRNKWKRQLAAELEAANLSHAAAQRIVRVPILYHENGATETAGGGPATNSSGSQSLLAFPHHMYYSHPVPLLRPV
- the acadsb gene encoding short/branched chain specific acyl-CoA dehydrogenase, mitochondrial translates to MAAPLVRIFSKYVRQISRPWVACQAGWRGHSTRSAPDVVSDQVSTFPPLQTYSEEESMMREAVKKYAQERIAPFVSKMDEHSVMYEEVLKSLFEQGLMGIEIDPEYGGTGSSFFSSILVIEELAKVDPSVAVLCDIQNTLINTLFAKLGTPAQKEKYLSRLSTDMIGSFCLSEAESGSDAFALKTRAEKHKDYYLINGSKMWISNAENAGVFLVMANVDPSAGYRGITCFIVDRGTEGLEICKKENKLGLRASSTCPLNFDNVKVPEKNILGEVGHGYKYAIGMLNEGRIGIAAQMLGLAQGCFDNTIPYTRQRVQFGKRIFDFQGMQHQISHVATQIEAARLLTYNAARLKEAGRPFIKEACMAKYFCSEVATLTTSKCIEWMGGVGFTKDYPIEKYYRDCKIGTIYEGTTNIQLSTMAKFIDKEYDS